The following coding sequences lie in one Pristis pectinata isolate sPriPec2 chromosome 20, sPriPec2.1.pri, whole genome shotgun sequence genomic window:
- the LOC127580816 gene encoding serine/arginine repetitive matrix protein 2-like, with translation MDGRNSGKIEASGYSQSRQSPSPGTVGAENPHHWVQSEQTSPITRYSQSRGPPSPGTVRADNPHHQVQSEQRTPITRYSRSRQPPSPDTVEAENHHHWVQSEQTSPGTVGADNPHHRVRSEQRTPITGYSRSRQPPSPGTVGADTSIPRGTPFRQMRQFSTSPQAHGEHHLTDGRRPSRRHPEHSDSQGPVNLTPGTRAQVQCHQRCFGQRAQIVNIEWF, from the exons ATGGACGGCAGGAACAGCGGCAAGATCGAAGCCTCCGGGTACAGTCAGAGCAGACAATCCCCATCACCAGGTACAGTCGGAGCAGAGAACCCCCATCACTGGGTACAGTCGGAGCAGACATCCCCCATCACCAGGTACAGTCAGAGCAGAGGACCCCCATCACCGGGTACAGTCAGAGCAGACAACCCCCATCACCAGGTACAGTCAGAGCAGAGGACCCCCATCACCAGGTACAGTCGGAGCAGACAACCCCCATCACCGGATACGGTCGAAGCAGAGAACCACCATCACTGGGTACAGTCGGAGCAGACATCACCGGGTACAGTCGGAGCAGACAACCCCCATCACCGGGTACGGTCGGAGCAGAGAACCCCCATCACCGGGTACAGTCGGAGCAGACAACCCCCATCACCGGGTACAGTCGGAGCAGACACCTCCATCCCCAG AGGAACCCCATTCCGACAGATGCGTCAGTTCTCCACCAGTCCCCAAGCACACGGAGAGCATCACCTCACTGATGGTCGCAGGCCAAGCCGCAGACACCCAGAGCATTCAGACAGTCAGGGCCCCGTCAACCTTACCCCAGGAACAAGGGCACAGGTGCAGTGTCACCAAAGATGCTTTGGCCAGAGAGCTCAGATTGTCAACATTGAATGGTTTTAA